The Crocosphaera sp. UHCC 0190 DNA window TCCTTGAATCGCCAATTTTTCAATGGGAATTACTTGAGAACTTTCCATCACTAATCCCAAGGATCTGACAATTGAAGCGGTAGAAGATTGAGGAGTCCATTGCCATTTATCTCCTTGAAATTCTAAAGAAATTTTAGGATCTTGAAGGGTTCCACTTAAATTAAGTTGAGCTTGATATTTGCCTCGAAAATCTAATTCTCTGGGTAAGTCTCCTGCTTGAGTTTCCGTAAAAACTTGTCGAACTTTACGATCATTATTCCAGAATTGATTGAGTTGTTGATCAAGGGGAGACTCTGCATCTCCTAATGGGTTTGGGCTAATTTTCTCTGCTGTCGTAAAGTCAGGTTTTTTGAGTTGTAATAACCTTAGTAAACTATCCCAGTTGGAAATTTGTAAGGCGGTTAAAATATCTTGAATATAACCATTATTTATGTTAGCATTTCCTCTTATTTCTCTTGATTTAACATCAAAACTGCCCGCAATATTATAGCTGCTTTCGCCAATGTTGAGAGTGGTTTCTTCTAAGATAAATTGTTGGTCTTGATAGATGACATTTGCTTGCAATTTACCGCCTACTATTTTACCAAATCGAGGATCAATAATTGTTAGTTTTCCTATCGCTTTTGACTTTGAAGGATTAAAAGTCAAATCAAAATTGAGGGTTCCTCCTAAATAATTGGGCAAACCATAATCCCCTAAAGGCATGATTCTTAAGCGTTCTATTGGTAAATTTTCTATTCTGGCAATTAGGTTATTATCTTGACTACTTCCTTGGGCAATAATGGGAGATTTATTATTATAATCTTGACGAATTTCAAAAGATTGAATTGAATAAGGAAAAAGACATTTTTCCTGTAAGCAAGGTTTAACCAAAGCACTTATAATGTCTTGTTTTCCCTGTAAGTTAATTGATATTTTTTCAGATAAGTCTACTTGTACTTTTCCTTGTAAAATAGGTTCAAAAATTAACTTATTAAAACTCAATTCTGATAATTTTAGATCCCCATTTAATTGTAAATTGCCTGAAGAAAAAGGAGCCGTTAATAAATTATTACCCGCTAATTTTCCCTTAAATTCTCCGACTCCTGTTAATTGTAAGGTTTCGGGTAAAAAATGTCGCTTTATTGGTATTTTTGCGATAATTTGATTCAAGGGTAAGCTGGCTAAATTCAATTTAGTATCTACATTAATTAAGAGATTTTTAACATCGGGATTTGTTAATAAATTGGAGATCAGAAAAGAACCATCTGCTTCTAAGGTTTCTTCTCCTAACTGAAGGGAAATATTTTGTATTTTAATGGGAAGTAAGGTTTCCGCGACTAAGATGGAATCTAAAGCAATAGAAGTCTTGATTTTTCCATTAAGTGTTTGAGATGTTAATGATGAGAATAATTCAGGATTTATTTGTGATAAATTAATGTTATTTGTGTTAATATTAGATTGGATTTGGTTATTCTTTAACTGACTAGATAATGTAACTTTTCCTTGGGCAATTTCTAATTCTGCTTCTGTAGAACCCGCAAGACTGCTAAGATCAAAGGAAAGCAAAGATGATAAATTAGCGGTTAAATTACCTTGAACTTTGTTGACTTTAATGAGAGGATATCCTTTGAGAACAAATGGAGTTGGTGATGAGGGTATCTTTGCAACATTAACGTTGATAGTTCCTTGATTTAATTGACTGTTAGCTGTTATAGTTTGATTGGCAATTAATAGCTCAGTATTTGCTCTGATTTGTACTGTATTAAAGTTGGGTTTTGTTCCCGAAAATAAAAGCGATCGCAGATTTGTTTTTAAGTCAATTTCACTCTGAACAATATTAACGGGAATAGGAAGCTGAGAAAACACCTGATTAACCGATAAATCATTAATATTAGCAACCCCTGTTAAGGACTCTCCCTGTAAATTCCCCCTGGCAATAATGCGACTATTTCCTATAGTTAAGGCAAGATTACCATTACCTTTAAGTGCATTTAAGTTAAGGGTTGAATTTTGCCAAATTGTTGTTAAGTCACCCAATAAATTGATTTGAGCATTATTCAAACTCACAGGAAGTGTTAACTGAGGTAAAAATGAATTGATGGGCAATTGTAAGGTTGTTAATGATGTGATAAAATTGCCTTGTTGGATTTGACTATTAATCCCAATTTTACCCTGATCAATCGATAATAAGAGATTAGAATCTATTTTAAGAGATTGTAGGATAGGTTGCTTAAAGTTACCCGCTAAGCGAATATTTCCGTTATTTAAGATAATATTTTGAGGACATTTAAAAAGTTGATTTTGACAGAAAACAGCAGCAAAGGAATTTAAGTCTAATTTCTCTGTCAACAAAGAAACTTGCCATTGTGTATTTTTTACATTCCCCCTTCCCGTGACATTAATTGTTCCTTTTTTTGTCTTAATTACTGTATCATTTAAAAGCAAATTATCTTGTTTAATTAAAATATTGCCTTGACCAACAACTTCAGTATTTAATTGTTTTAAGTTTCCCGAAGTTTGCCATTTAATCAAACCATTAAGATTGTCGAGAGTCCCTTTAACTGTTCCTTGTGCTTTCAACAAATCTAAATTTAATTGATTAGGTAACTTGTAATAAGCATTAATCAGGGTTTTACTCGGTAATTTTGTTTGAAAACTCAACTCAAAAGGTAAGGTTTTAAAATCATTTTTTTTCTTTTCTTTGATTAATTTAGTTAGATTTTGTTTTAGTTTTCCTTGCGCTTTAATTTCTCCTCCTCCTTGGGTTTCAATTTGTACATTTTGTAATAAAAAATTATCCAAACTTACTTGAAACTCAGCCACAATCTTTTTAATTGGGGTTTGAGCAACTTCAATGATTTTAGTATTAACAATTTCTCCCTTTAATAACGGATTTTGAAACAGTCCCGAAAGATTAAGATTGGACTCAAACTCTCCCTTAAGCTTAAAAGGAAAAGAAAACGGAAAAACCTGACGAATGTTACTAACACTTAAATTCCGAACAGCAATATTAATATTACTTCCCGTCTTCCAATCATAATAACCTTGGATAGTTGTGATGATTTTCCCTAAACTAATTTGAGCTTTATCAATTAAAATCTTATCCTTATCAAAGGAAATATTAGCCAAAGCTCGAATCGGTTCTTTTAAGGGTTTAACTTGTCCTTTAAACTCTCCTAAAGCTAGATTTCCCTTACCTTGA harbors:
- a CDS encoding translocation/assembly module TamB domain-containing protein, translated to MSQSPTPQNSLSQRLNHLLRLLRQPKTIAVGTTSFALILLGYGGLRLFLREYLPPWLEEQVSQVINRPVEIGELNGFSLTSLQLEGASIPATSEHKNQLIAKTVIIKFNPLAVLFEGTLPITISPEDVQVEIRQKSQDEWLTLNISDELIPVDLDLTFDVKNTDIALFPQNAKNPVKMKLKGKATYQEKGEKQWKYAINLGFFDRDEITLKGRTLITTMQSEIELTLNKLALPAVMSLLPNFPVEVVGGNLQANLNLNVPSIENLRETQGKGNLALGEFKGQVKPLKEPIRALANISFDKDKILIDKAQISLGKIITTIQGYYDWKTGSNINIAVRNLSVSNIRQVFPFSFPFKLKGEFESNLNLSGLFQNPLLKGEIVNTKIIEVAQTPIKKIVAEFQVSLDNFLLQNVQIETQGGGEIKAQGKLKQNLTKLIKEKKKNDFKTLPFELSFQTKLPSKTLINAYYKLPNQLNLDLLKAQGTVKGTLDNLNGLIKWQTSGNLKQLNTEVVGQGNILIKQDNLLLNDTVIKTKKGTINVTGRGNVKNTQWQVSLLTEKLDLNSFAAVFCQNQLFKCPQNIILNNGNIRLAGNFKQPILQSLKIDSNLLLSIDQGKIGINSQIQQGNFITSLTTLQLPINSFLPQLTLPVSLNNAQINLLGDLTTIWQNSTLNLNALKGNGNLALTIGNSRIIARGNLQGESLTGVANINDLSVNQVFSQLPIPVNIVQSEIDLKTNLRSLLFSGTKPNFNTVQIRANTELLIANQTITANSQLNQGTINVNVAKIPSSPTPFVLKGYPLIKVNKVQGNLTANLSSLLSFDLSSLAGSTEAELEIAQGKVTLSSQLKNNQIQSNINTNNINLSQINPELFSSLTSQTLNGKIKTSIALDSILVAETLLPIKIQNISLQLGEETLEADGSFLISNLLTNPDVKNLLINVDTKLNLASLPLNQIIAKIPIKRHFLPETLQLTGVGEFKGKLAGNNLLTAPFSSGNLQLNGDLKLSELSFNKLIFEPILQGKVQVDLSEKISINLQGKQDIISALVKPCLQEKCLFPYSIQSFEIRQDYNNKSPIIAQGSSQDNNLIARIENLPIERLRIMPLGDYGLPNYLGGTLNFDLTFNPSKSKAIGKLTIIDPRFGKIVGGKLQANVIYQDQQFILEETTLNIGESSYNIAGSFDVKSREIRGNANINNGYIQDILTALQISNWDSLLRLLQLKKPDFTTAEKISPNPLGDAESPLDQQLNQFWNNDRKVRQVFTETQAGDLPRELDFRGKYQAQLNLSGTLQDPKISLEFQGDKWQWTPQSSTASIVRSLGLVMESSQVIPIEKLAIQGELSDGLIKLNPSIKFGQALVNATLNLAYENTKFSLDSSEFKIQNLTLDLVRNLIVIPSDANGIINLEGTINGTLAKPNIDGQFAFNDGAINARLLNQNLSGKFNYSDDKLRVNTTYPDFIKITANIPFPILGNRNNDFDIKANLGNQAFALLQPLTLDQIIWVEGNGGINADINGKLYVNNQIKLSLDPDSKIDINLNQAKFTNNLLPTVVTLNGQIKLKNGNINVEDLTANFAKTHINARGIFPLFPPNPNNPIINPLTINIAQNEINQSGIYQGLINGEILITGALISPIIGGEVIFSEGKLMVPEINIKPENKSEIFVNWLGTLASENNLVIPPQLNNFKISLEEIAVQRTSKRPNIFSETPNVFLNLSGDIALNGQINSLSITELLSLEPSGQIRINGGQVNIPITRVFVSRQHENTLTFLPNQGLLNPNIDLELKFYLFLVGLQSIKDNEITDDIVQSGRSKSAEVTLKIRGSASEVLPNLGQQLEQVCQLRSANSPPIPASSEISPEKLRQLARCIEVNNLGTNSIQDLLRSPIVSFSSNPPLSNSELLTLFGTQKSDIAEQLQRQNSTQLLEAGVLQSAVVVLPFLQDWVFESNEATSEFGQKLGLTNLRLYPVLETVYELPQSSLIRFSYDYGLNEATIRYETNF